Proteins encoded together in one Balaenoptera ricei isolate mBalRic1 chromosome 2, mBalRic1.hap2, whole genome shotgun sequence window:
- the LRFN5 gene encoding leucine-rich repeat and fibronectin type-III domain-containing protein 5: MEKFLFYLFFIGIAVKAQICPKRCVCQILSPNLATLCAKKGLLFVPPNIDRRTVELRLADNFVTNIKRKDFANMTSLVDLTLSRNTISFITPHAFADLRNLRALHLNSNRLTKITNDMFSGLSNLHHLILNNNQLTLISSTAFDDVFALEELDLSYNNLETIPWDAVEKMISLHTLSLDHNMIDNIPKGTFSHLHKMTRLDVTSNKLQKLPPDPLFQRAQVLATSGIISPSTFALSFGGNPLHCNCELLWLRRLSREDDLETCASPALLTGRYFWSIPEEEFLCEPPLITRHTHEMRVLEGQRATLRCKARGDPEPAIHWISPEGKLISNATRSLVYDNGTLDILITTIKDTGAFTCIASNPAGEATQMVDLHIIKLPHLLNSTNHIHEPDPGSSDISTSTKSGSNASSSNGDTKISQDKIVVAEATSSTALLKFNFQRNIPGIRMFQIQYNGTYDDTLVYRMIPPTSKTFLVNNLAAGTMYDLCVLAIYDDGITSLTATRVVGCIQFTTEEDYVRCHFMQSQFLGGTMIIIIGGIIVASVLVFIIILMIRYKVCNNNGQHKVTKVSNVCSQTNGAQLQGCSVMLPQSMSKQAVGHEENAQCFKVANDNVIQCSETCSSQDSSTTTSALPPTWTSSTSVSQKQKRKTGTKPSTDPQSEAVTNVESQNTNRNNSTALQLASRPPDSGTEGPTSKRAHSKPNALPTNVDQTVQETQRPELI, from the exons AtggaaaaatttcttttttatctgtttttcatTGGCatagcagtgaaagctcagatcTGTCCAAAGCGTTGTGTCTGTCAGATTTTGTCTCCTAATCTTGCAACCCTTTGTGCCAAGAAAGGGCTTTTGTTTGTGCCACCAAACATTGACAGAAGAACTGTGGAACTGCGTTTGGCAGACAATTTTGttacaaatattaaaaggaaagatTTTGCCAATATGACCAGCTTGGTGGACCTGACTCTATCCAGGAATACAATAAGTTTTATTACACCTCATGCTTTTGCTGACTTACGGAATCTGAGGGCATTGCATTTGAATAGCAACAGATTGACTAAAATTACAAATGATATGTTCAGTGGGCTTTCCAATCTCCATCATTTGATACTGAACAACAATCAGCTGACTTTAATTTCTTCTACAGCATTTGATGATGTCTTTGCCCTCGAGGAGCTGGATCTGTCCTATAATAATTTAGAAACAATACCATGGGATGCTGTTGAGAAGATGATCAGCTTACACACCCTCAGTTTGGATCACAATATGATTGATAACATTCCTAAGGGAACTTTCTCCCACTTGCACAAGATGACTCGGCTAGATGTAACATCAAATAAATTGCAGAAGCTACCACCTGACCCTCTCTTTCAGCGAGCTCAGGTCCTAGCAACCTCAGGAATCATAAGCCCATCTACTTTTGCATTAAGTTTTGGTGGAAACCCTTTGCATTGCAACTGTGAATTGCTGTGGTTGAGGCGTCTGTCCAGAGAAGATGACCTGGAGACCTGTGCTTCCCCAGCGCTTTTAACTGGCCGCTATTTTTGGTCAATTCCTGAGGAAGAGTTTTTGTGTGAGCCTCCTCTCATTACTCGTCATACACATGAGATGAGAGTCCTGGAGGGTCAGAGGGCAACCCTGAGGTGCAAAGCCCGGGGAGACCCCGAACCTGCAATTCACTGGATTTCTCCTGAAGGGAAGCTTATTTCAAATGCAACAAGATCTCTGGTGTATGATAATGGAACACTTGACATTCTTATAACAACTATTAAGGATACAGGTGCTTTTACCTGCATTGCTTCCAATCCTGCTGGGGAAGCAACACAAATGGTGGATCTTCATATAATTAAGCTCCCTCACTTACTAAACAGTACGAACCACATCCATGAGCCTGATCCTGGTTCTTCAGATATCTCAACTTCTACTAAGTCAGGTTCTAATGCAAGCAGTAGTAATGGTGATACTAAAATCAGTCAAGATAAAATTGTGGTGGCAGAAGCAACATCATCTACGGCACtgcttaaatttaattttcaaagaaatatccCGGGAATACGTATGTTTCAGATCCAGTACAATGGTACTTATGATGACACCCTTGTTTACag AATGATACCTCCTACGAGCAAAACTTTTCTTGTCAATAACCTGGCTGCTGGAACTATGTATGACTTGTGTGTCTTGGCAATATACGATGATGGCATTACTTCCCTCACTGCCACAAGAGTCGTGGGTTGCATCCAGTTTACTACGGAAGAGGATTATGTGCGGTGCCATTTCATGCAGTCCCAGTTTTTGGGAGGCaccatgattattattattggtggAATCATTGTAGCCTCTGTGCTGGTTTTCATCATCATTCTAATGATCCGGTATAAGGTTTGTAACAATAATGGGCAACACAAGGTCACCAAGGTCAGCAACGTCTGCTCTCAAACTAATGGGGCTCAATTACAAGGCTGCAGTGTGATGCTGCCCCAGTCCATGTCCAAACAAGCTGTGGGACACGAAGAGAATGCCCAGTGTTTTAAAGTTGCCAATGACAACGTGATACAATGTTCAGAAACTTGTTCAAGTCAGGACTCCTCTACCACTACCTCTGCTTTGCCTCCTACCTGGACTTCAAGCACTTCTGTGTcccaaaagcagaaaagaaagactGGCACGAAGCCAAGTACCGACCCACAGAGTGAAGCTGTCACAAATGTTGAGTCCCAAAACACTAACAGAAATAATTCAACTGCCTTGCAGTTAGCTAGTCGACCTCCTGATTCTGGCACAGAGGGACCCACATCTAAAAGAGCACATTCAAAGCCAA ATGCTTTGCCGACTAATGTTGACCAGACTGTCCAGGAAACACAG agGCCGGAGTTAATCTGA